The following coding sequences lie in one Halorarum halophilum genomic window:
- a CDS encoding TrkH family potassium uptake protein: protein MNAATETIGRDLGRILQALAGLMFVSVLVPVVWGEYYAIPPLLVSGAIPFVLGYGMTSVFREAEYPGKLHGMIIAALGWLCVGVFGSTPFLLIAWTVELAPAVLNTPAQTSTLAAFTSPLNALFESMSGFTGTGLTMTDNEEVLPRTLQWWRTFSEWIGGVGVIVLTTAILARPGSGSLTLYESEARSEKIHPSIVSTVRSIWWIFILFTFISILILWLAGMPIWGAINHGMTGLSTGGFSITDNSIATYDSVAIDFALIPVMILGSIAFPVHYLMLRGELRNLYADLQTRWIFGFFSAGSILLTAMVYFNGTYDSAFTAFRYGLFQYVSAMSCTGFQTAVDSTNVALGRWPAEAQLTVTFGMVVGAAAGSTVGGIKLIRLATLLKGIRHRISDVFYPESAVRRLKIDGRRLTQEEASREFEEAAIIAFLWFVFLGLGMFVFLTILPAGEYTLENIVFEVASAQGNVGLSAGITGPSMPTLGKVMFLFNMWIGRLEIIPVLVLLRTLFSRGGLYQ, encoded by the coding sequence ATGAACGCGGCCACGGAAACGATCGGGCGGGACCTTGGTCGTATCCTCCAGGCACTGGCCGGTCTGATGTTCGTCTCCGTCCTCGTTCCCGTCGTCTGGGGGGAGTACTACGCGATCCCGCCACTGCTCGTGTCCGGGGCGATCCCGTTCGTGCTCGGGTACGGCATGACGTCTGTGTTCCGGGAGGCGGAGTACCCCGGAAAGCTCCACGGGATGATCATCGCCGCGCTCGGCTGGCTCTGCGTCGGCGTCTTCGGGTCGACTCCGTTCCTCCTGATCGCGTGGACCGTCGAACTCGCGCCGGCCGTGCTGAACACCCCAGCGCAGACCTCGACGCTCGCGGCCTTCACCAGCCCGCTGAACGCGTTGTTCGAGAGCATGAGCGGGTTCACGGGCACGGGCCTCACGATGACCGACAACGAAGAGGTGCTGCCCCGAACCCTCCAGTGGTGGCGGACGTTCAGCGAGTGGATCGGCGGCGTCGGCGTCATCGTCCTGACGACGGCGATCCTCGCCCGCCCCGGGAGCGGGTCGCTGACCCTCTACGAGAGCGAGGCGCGCTCGGAGAAGATCCACCCCAGCATCGTCTCGACCGTTCGGTCCATCTGGTGGATCTTCATCCTATTCACGTTCATCTCGATCCTGATCCTCTGGCTCGCCGGGATGCCCATCTGGGGGGCGATCAACCACGGCATGACGGGCCTCTCGACGGGCGGGTTCTCCATCACGGACAACTCGATCGCGACCTACGACAGTGTGGCCATCGACTTCGCGCTCATTCCGGTGATGATCCTGGGGAGCATCGCGTTCCCTGTCCACTACCTCATGCTGCGGGGTGAGCTACGGAACCTGTACGCGGACCTCCAGACGAGGTGGATCTTCGGCTTCTTCAGCGCCGGGTCGATCCTCCTCACGGCGATGGTCTACTTCAACGGCACGTACGACTCGGCGTTCACGGCGTTCCGCTACGGGCTGTTCCAGTACGTCTCCGCGATGTCCTGTACTGGGTTCCAGACCGCCGTGGACTCCACGAACGTCGCGCTCGGTCGGTGGCCGGCGGAGGCGCAACTCACGGTGACCTTCGGCATGGTGGTCGGGGCCGCCGCCGGGTCGACAGTGGGCGGCATCAAGCTGATCCGACTGGCGACCCTCCTCAAGGGGATCCGGCACCGCATCTCGGACGTCTTCTACCCCGAGTCGGCCGTCCGCCGCCTGAAGATCGACGGCCGCCGACTCACGCAGGAGGAGGCGAGTCGGGAATTCGAGGAGGCGGCGATCATCGCCTTCCTCTGGTTCGTGTTCCTGGGGCTGGGGATGTTCGTCTTCCTCACCATCCTCCCGGCTGGCGAGTACACGCTCGAGAACATCGTCTTTGAGGTCGCCAGCGCCCAGGGCAACGTCGGGCTCTCCGCGGGCATCACGGGGCCGAGTATGCCCACACTGGGGAAGGTGATGTTCCTGTTCAACATGTGGATCGGGCGGCTCGAGATCATTCCCGTGCTCGTGCTGCTCCGAACGCTGTTCAGTCGCGGGGGGCTGTACCAATGA
- a CDS encoding Gfo/Idh/MocA family protein, which produces MTTYSVAVIGTGPDPANPTVQGFAMGYRHAEAFEADDRCEVVGCADVAPENAAAFAEEFDLPDGAVYRDYETMLRELDPDVASVAVPPAIHRDVVVGCAHSGVPDAIHCEKPMATTLPDAKAMVRECRSSGVQLTFNRQRRFGRPFTEAKRLVDEGKIGSLRRVEIGWGDFYDLGAHTVDLAGMFNGDRSAEWVLAALDYRTEDRRFGSHQENQMWAQWRYDNGVYGVLSSGEGSDFCDAAFLLRGTGGTVRIDADDGPMLELERDGEREAVNVDGEGLHRTGSETDRFGSSFQDRSAAEVIDGLEEDREPITSGRIGLNTAEILFAGYESVRRHGRVDLPADIEGNPLEAMVESGALSPAPANDG; this is translated from the coding sequence ATGACCACCTACTCAGTGGCCGTCATCGGAACCGGGCCGGACCCGGCGAACCCGACGGTCCAGGGGTTCGCGATGGGGTATCGGCACGCCGAGGCGTTCGAGGCCGACGACCGCTGCGAGGTCGTCGGCTGTGCGGACGTCGCCCCGGAGAACGCCGCGGCGTTCGCCGAGGAGTTCGACCTTCCGGACGGCGCGGTGTACCGGGACTACGAGACGATGCTCCGCGAACTCGACCCGGACGTGGCGAGCGTCGCGGTCCCGCCCGCGATCCACCGCGACGTCGTCGTCGGCTGTGCCCACAGCGGCGTCCCCGACGCGATCCACTGCGAGAAGCCGATGGCGACCACGTTGCCGGACGCGAAGGCGATGGTCCGGGAGTGCCGCAGCAGCGGCGTCCAACTCACGTTCAACCGCCAGCGGCGGTTTGGCAGGCCGTTCACCGAGGCGAAGCGGCTCGTCGATGAGGGTAAGATCGGGTCGCTCCGGCGGGTCGAGATCGGCTGGGGCGACTTCTACGACCTCGGCGCCCACACCGTCGACCTCGCGGGGATGTTCAACGGGGACCGCTCGGCGGAGTGGGTGCTCGCCGCGCTCGACTACCGCACGGAGGACCGCCGCTTCGGCTCGCACCAGGAGAACCAGATGTGGGCCCAGTGGCGGTACGACAACGGCGTGTACGGCGTCCTCTCGTCGGGCGAGGGGAGCGACTTCTGTGACGCCGCGTTCCTGCTCCGCGGGACGGGCGGGACCGTCCGCATCGACGCCGACGACGGCCCGATGCTCGAGCTCGAACGGGACGGGGAGCGCGAGGCGGTCAACGTCGACGGCGAGGGCCTGCACCGCACTGGCTCGGAGACGGACCGCTTCGGCTCGAGCTTCCAGGACCGCTCGGCCGCGGAGGTCATCGACGGCCTCGAGGAGGATCGCGAGCCGATCACCAGCGGACGCATCGGCCTCAACACTGCGGAGATCCTCTTCGCCGGCTACGAGTCCGTCCGCCGGCACGGCCGCGTCGACCTACCGGCCGACATCGAGGGGAACCCGCTCGAGGCGATGGTCGAGTCGGGCGCGCTCTCGCCGGCGCCGGCTAACGATGGGTGA
- a CDS encoding potassium channel family protein encodes MYIIIVGAGDIGTPLIDVATRSGNEVVVIEREAKKADQIAGEYDCLVLNADATVKETLEDAGAEQADAIISTTDQDATNIMICLLSKELDIPAILSVVHNPEHMGLFRQIGVNTMENPQQLIAEYLYRAVARPAIVDYMRIGEEAEVFEISVTAQAPIAGKTLIEAADDEIIPDDVLIVAIEREGEDPPITPRGSTRIEAGDLLTVYSGFGAEPELTDVFGHYEDRLD; translated from the coding sequence ATGTATATTATCATCGTCGGGGCCGGTGATATCGGCACCCCACTCATCGACGTCGCCACACGCTCGGGGAACGAGGTCGTCGTCATCGAGCGCGAAGCGAAGAAAGCCGACCAAATCGCGGGCGAGTACGACTGTCTGGTCCTCAACGCCGACGCGACGGTCAAGGAGACGCTCGAGGACGCCGGCGCCGAGCAGGCCGACGCGATCATCTCCACGACCGATCAGGACGCGACCAACATCATGATCTGCCTGCTGTCGAAGGAACTCGACATTCCCGCGATCCTCTCGGTGGTTCACAACCCGGAGCACATGGGGTTGTTCCGACAGATCGGCGTCAACACGATGGAGAACCCCCAGCAGCTCATCGCCGAGTACCTCTATCGGGCGGTCGCCCGCCCCGCCATCGTGGACTACATGCGCATCGGCGAGGAGGCAGAGGTGTTCGAGATAAGCGTCACCGCGCAAGCCCCCATCGCCGGCAAGACGCTCATCGAAGCGGCCGACGACGAGATCATTCCCGACGACGTCCTGATCGTCGCCATCGAGCGCGAGGGGGAGGATCCACCAATCACACCGCGAGGGAGTACGAGAATCGAAGCCGGCGACCTGTTGACGGTGTACTCGGGATTCGGGGCGGAACCGGAGCTCACCGACGTGTTCGGCCACTACGAAGACCGACTCGACTGA
- a CDS encoding cobalamin-independent methionine synthase II family protein, translated as MPHDTDRLLTTHIGSLPRPPELRELLKRRDAGEEVDEDEWASAVADATETVIRRQSEVGLDIVNNGEQPRVSFNWYVANRISGIGGTREAPLWDDLQDYPEYAETEFKTDTIDLRTQPAVVEPIEYVGADAAREELDAFFDLLETTDVDFEETFITAAAPGVAAASLFNDYYDSHREFVFALADALREEYELIAETGATLQLDAPELLASGHRGPQDKSIETLKGIIRLHVEALNEAVADIPAEQIRVHTCWGSYEGPHHRDVELEKVLPELYELDVSGISIEQANPRHQHEYRAFAEHPLPDDWYLMPGVVDVKTNVIEHPETVADRLERVIDAVGDPTRVVAAPDCGFDTQAGLAMVDPEIAWAKLESLVDGAAVASERVF; from the coding sequence ATGCCCCACGACACCGACCGGTTACTGACGACACACATCGGGAGTTTGCCGCGACCGCCGGAGCTACGCGAGCTGTTGAAGCGACGCGACGCGGGCGAGGAGGTCGACGAGGACGAGTGGGCGAGCGCGGTCGCGGACGCCACCGAGACCGTCATCCGGCGTCAGTCGGAGGTCGGGCTGGACATCGTGAACAACGGCGAGCAGCCCCGGGTCTCCTTCAACTGGTACGTGGCGAACCGAATCTCGGGGATCGGCGGCACCCGCGAGGCGCCGCTGTGGGACGACCTGCAGGACTACCCCGAGTACGCGGAGACCGAGTTCAAGACCGACACCATCGACCTGCGAACCCAGCCCGCCGTGGTCGAGCCGATCGAGTACGTCGGCGCCGACGCGGCGCGCGAGGAGCTCGACGCGTTCTTCGACCTGCTCGAGACGACTGACGTCGACTTCGAGGAGACGTTCATCACGGCCGCCGCGCCGGGCGTCGCGGCCGCCTCCCTGTTCAACGACTACTACGACTCCCACCGGGAGTTCGTCTTCGCGCTCGCCGACGCCCTCCGCGAGGAGTACGAACTGATCGCCGAGACGGGCGCGACCCTCCAGCTCGACGCGCCCGAACTCCTCGCGTCGGGCCACCGCGGCCCCCAGGACAAGTCGATCGAGACGCTGAAGGGGATCATCCGGCTCCACGTCGAGGCGCTGAACGAGGCCGTCGCCGACATCCCTGCCGAGCAGATCCGCGTCCACACGTGCTGGGGGAGCTACGAGGGCCCCCACCACCGGGACGTCGAACTCGAGAAGGTGCTCCCGGAGCTGTACGAACTCGACGTGTCCGGCATCAGCATCGAGCAGGCGAACCCCCGGCACCAGCACGAGTACCGCGCGTTCGCCGAGCATCCGCTTCCCGACGACTGGTACCTCATGCCCGGCGTGGTCGACGTGAAGACGAACGTCATCGAGCACCCGGAGACGGTCGCCGACCGGCTGGAGCGGGTGATCGACGCCGTCGGCGACCCGACCCGCGTCGTCGCCGCCCCGGACTGCGGCTTCGACACGCAGGCGGGGCTGGCGATGGTCGACCCCGAGATCGCGTGGGCGAAACTGGAGTCGCTGGTCGACGGGGCGGCCGTGGCGAGCGAACGGGTGTTCTGA
- a CDS encoding lysylphosphatidylglycerol synthase transmembrane domain-containing protein has protein sequence MKARSRTARSILVGFGVAFLVLFALVRIVGVSEVVAALGAADRVGVGAALFVSLLWIASWSYTLHLILGALDVPTSPRRSLLVFLNVLFVNNVAPFSVGGAEPIAALLVTRSTRTNYETAFLSVTSTDVINYLPAPVLAFLGLVYVGTTTALGRDLAIVAASLLGVSTLLVVIGVLGWRYQRWIEVRAVSVLVTLQQVTARVVPGARGITPANLQERVGTFVAGLERVVADRRVLVLGLASSTLGWLLQATVLWIALAAVGASVPVAVPVFVVSTVAVTDFVPLPGGIGAVDATLVALLVTVTGVPAATATAGALIFRSATLLFSTVLGGVTVATMQLRSGSAG, from the coding sequence ATGAAGGCACGGTCACGGACGGCGCGCTCGATCCTCGTCGGCTTCGGCGTCGCGTTCCTCGTCCTGTTCGCCCTCGTCAGGATCGTCGGCGTGTCCGAGGTGGTGGCCGCGCTCGGCGCCGCCGATCGCGTCGGGGTCGGCGCCGCCCTGTTCGTCTCGCTCCTCTGGATCGCCTCGTGGAGCTACACGCTCCACCTCATCCTCGGTGCCCTCGACGTCCCGACGTCCCCCCGACGGTCGTTGCTCGTCTTCCTGAACGTGCTGTTCGTGAACAACGTCGCACCGTTCTCGGTCGGCGGCGCCGAACCCATCGCGGCGCTCCTCGTCACGCGGTCGACCCGGACGAACTACGAGACCGCGTTCCTGTCGGTGACCAGCACCGACGTCATCAACTACCTCCCCGCGCCCGTCCTGGCGTTTCTCGGGCTGGTGTACGTCGGGACCACTACGGCACTCGGGCGTGATCTGGCGATCGTAGCCGCGTCGCTCCTCGGCGTCTCGACGCTGTTGGTGGTGATCGGGGTCCTGGGCTGGCGCTATCAGCGGTGGATCGAGGTCCGCGCCGTCTCGGTCCTGGTCACCTTGCAGCAAGTCACCGCGCGCGTCGTCCCCGGCGCCCGGGGCATCACGCCCGCGAACCTGCAGGAACGGGTGGGCACGTTCGTCGCCGGTCTCGAGCGGGTGGTCGCCGATCGTCGGGTGCTGGTCCTGGGGTTGGCGTCGTCGACGCTCGGCTGGCTGTTGCAGGCGACGGTGCTCTGGATCGCGCTCGCCGCCGTCGGGGCGAGCGTCCCGGTCGCGGTGCCGGTGTTCGTCGTGTCGACCGTCGCGGTGACCGACTTCGTCCCCCTCCCCGGCGGCATCGGCGCCGTCGACGCGACGCTGGTCGCGCTCCTCGTCACCGTGACGGGCGTGCCCGCGGCGACGGCGACGGCCGGCGCGCTCATCTTTCGGAGCGCGACCCTCCTGTTCTCGACCGTCCTGGGGGGTGTTACCGTCGCGACGATGCAACTGCGTTCGGGATCTGCCGGCTAA
- a CDS encoding sugar phosphate isomerase/epimerase family protein: protein MTAIGIQLYSLHAVGDQLPTVLERVGGTRFEGVEFAGIGDASVEAVSDALDRSGLEAAAAHVGLEEIEADPEPVAETARRLGYEDVVVPWLDPEHFESTEAVEAAAVRLSAAADDLAARGLSLHYHNHDQEFRELDGEPALAHLADAGEGVGLELDVGWAGAAGYDPLALLDEYADRLGLVHLKDYDAGTGDVVEVGEGDLDVDAIVAATREHGVDWLIYEAEERPDSYETLSHADEVVAAHW from the coding sequence ATGACAGCCATCGGCATCCAACTGTACAGCCTGCACGCCGTCGGTGACCAGCTTCCGACGGTGCTCGAACGGGTCGGAGGGACGCGGTTCGAGGGCGTCGAGTTCGCCGGCATCGGCGACGCGAGCGTCGAGGCGGTCTCCGACGCCCTCGATCGGTCCGGGCTCGAAGCCGCCGCCGCGCACGTCGGACTCGAGGAGATCGAGGCGGACCCCGAGCCGGTCGCCGAGACCGCCCGCCGCCTCGGGTACGAGGACGTCGTCGTGCCGTGGCTCGACCCGGAGCACTTCGAGTCGACCGAGGCCGTCGAGGCGGCCGCCGTCCGACTCTCGGCGGCGGCCGACGACCTCGCCGCCCGCGGGCTGTCGCTCCACTACCACAACCACGACCAGGAGTTCCGGGAACTCGACGGCGAGCCCGCGCTGGCGCACCTCGCCGACGCCGGCGAGGGGGTGGGGCTCGAACTCGACGTCGGCTGGGCGGGCGCGGCGGGGTACGACCCGCTCGCGCTGCTGGACGAGTACGCCGACCGGCTCGGCCTCGTCCACCTCAAGGACTACGACGCCGGGACCGGCGACGTCGTCGAGGTCGGGGAGGGCGACCTCGACGTCGACGCGATCGTCGCGGCGACCCGCGAGCACGGCGTCGACTGGCTGATTTACGAGGCGGAGGAGCGACCCGACTCCTACGAGACCCTCTCGCACGCGGACGAGGTCGTCGCCGCTCACTGGTAG
- a CDS encoding Lrp/AsnC family transcriptional regulator: MDYRLDEIDKRVIYRLMEDARNTSAPDIAEEVNVSSGTILNRIRQLEEYGVITGYHINVNFERVDKRLTNLFVCTAPVAERPNVTTKLTQIPGVTNVRELMAGKRNLHVVAVGTDMDDIARIARAISTFDVEIESENLLQQELTEPYAPFGPENGTGNRSLTDFISLAGSAQVVEITVDGSSSLAGLSLEEANDEGLLEDGVLIIAIERDGTMITPDGDTCIEADDVITLFSQEELSADLVDRFSQPSLTE, translated from the coding sequence ATGGACTATCGGCTCGACGAGATCGACAAGCGGGTCATCTATCGGCTGATGGAGGACGCCCGGAACACGTCGGCGCCAGACATCGCGGAGGAGGTGAACGTCTCCTCGGGGACGATCCTGAACCGCATCCGGCAGCTCGAGGAGTACGGCGTCATCACGGGCTACCACATCAACGTGAACTTCGAGCGCGTGGACAAGCGGCTAACCAACCTCTTCGTCTGCACGGCGCCGGTGGCCGAGCGACCGAACGTCACCACGAAGCTCACCCAGATCCCGGGCGTCACGAACGTGCGGGAGCTGATGGCCGGGAAGCGGAACCTCCACGTCGTCGCCGTCGGGACCGACATGGACGACATCGCGCGGATCGCCCGCGCCATCTCGACGTTCGACGTGGAGATCGAGTCGGAGAACCTCCTCCAGCAGGAGCTGACCGAGCCGTACGCCCCCTTTGGCCCGGAGAACGGCACGGGGAACCGATCGCTCACCGACTTCATCAGCCTCGCGGGCTCGGCACAGGTCGTCGAGATCACCGTCGACGGGTCGTCGTCGCTGGCGGGCCTCTCCTTGGAGGAGGCGAACGACGAGGGGCTCCTGGAGGACGGCGTCCTCATCATCGCGATCGAGCGCGACGGCACGATGATCACCCCCGACGGGGACACGTGCATCGAGGCGGACGACGTCATCACGCTCTTCTCGCAGGAGGAGCTGTCCGCCGACCTCGTCGACCGCTTCAGCCAGCCCTCGCTCACCGAGTGA
- a CDS encoding mannonate dehydratase, which translates to MDLSLVLPPEPDERWDLARQAGVEHAVFHSLELGDGSRPYEYDELLRLVNRYRDYGLEPAVFEGSVPVTDAVRLGTDGRDAEIERFETLLRNLGELGVGVVCYDWMAGLRWARTSTTVPARGDSLTTAYSDEQMRRGPTPAAARNTTAADLWENLEYFLERVVPVAEEAGVKLGLHPDDPPIGDVRGMPRIVNSVEAYDRVLDIVDSEHNGITFCQGNFAAMGVDVPETVRHFGDRINFVHFRDVEGPADDFVETWHDAGPTDMAAAIDAYHDVGFDGPIRPDHVPTMAGEDNSVPGYHITGKLFAVGYMRGLIERSAADE; encoded by the coding sequence ATGGATCTCTCCCTGGTCCTGCCGCCCGAACCGGACGAACGCTGGGACCTCGCCAGACAGGCCGGCGTCGAACACGCCGTCTTCCACTCGCTCGAACTCGGCGACGGCTCCCGCCCGTACGAGTACGACGAACTCCTGCGGCTCGTGAACCGATACCGCGATTACGGCCTCGAACCGGCCGTCTTCGAGGGGAGCGTCCCGGTCACCGACGCCGTCAGGCTCGGCACCGACGGGCGCGACGCCGAGATCGAGCGGTTCGAGACGCTGCTCCGGAACCTCGGCGAACTCGGCGTCGGGGTCGTCTGCTACGACTGGATGGCCGGCCTTCGGTGGGCGCGCACGTCTACGACGGTCCCCGCCCGCGGCGACTCGCTCACGACGGCCTACTCGGACGAGCAGATGCGCCGCGGCCCGACCCCCGCTGCGGCGCGGAACACGACCGCTGCGGACCTCTGGGAGAACCTGGAGTACTTCCTCGAGCGCGTCGTCCCCGTCGCCGAGGAGGCGGGTGTGAAACTGGGGCTCCACCCCGACGACCCGCCCATCGGCGACGTGCGCGGGATGCCCCGCATCGTCAACAGCGTCGAGGCGTACGACCGCGTGCTCGATATCGTCGACAGCGAGCACAACGGGATCACGTTCTGTCAGGGCAACTTCGCCGCGATGGGCGTCGACGTCCCCGAGACCGTCCGTCACTTCGGCGACCGCATCAACTTCGTCCACTTCCGGGACGTCGAGGGGCCGGCGGACGACTTCGTCGAGACGTGGCACGACGCGGGACCGACCGACATGGCCGCGGCGATCGACGCCTACCACGACGTGGGCTTCGACGGGCCGATCCGCCCCGACCACGTGCCCACGATGGCCGGCGAGGACAACTCGGTCCCCGGCTACCACATCACGGGGAAACTGTTCGCGGTCGGGTACATGCGGGGGCTCATCGAACGCTCGGCCGCCGACGAGTGA
- a CDS encoding DoxX family protein: protein MSSREVELRSTVGGFTASGRLHTLSVWFILALRLMMGLAFFQSGLDKVLSGSFSAGGYLTGATPANGSPAADLFVAMGNTPWFVEFVNVAVPWGEILIGLGLIFGVMTRFAAFWGAFMMLLFYLGNWDISHGYINGDFAYMLVFLSVAAFGAGRILGLDAYIEQYEVDGRPLVERYPWLRYVLG from the coding sequence ATGTCTTCTCGAGAGGTGGAACTCCGGAGTACGGTCGGGGGATTCACGGCGAGCGGGCGGCTCCACACGCTGAGCGTCTGGTTCATCCTCGCGCTCAGGCTGATGATGGGGCTGGCGTTCTTCCAGAGCGGACTCGACAAGGTGCTCTCCGGGAGCTTCAGCGCCGGCGGCTATCTGACGGGGGCCACCCCGGCGAACGGGAGTCCGGCCGCGGACCTGTTCGTGGCGATGGGGAACACGCCGTGGTTCGTCGAGTTCGTGAACGTCGCCGTCCCGTGGGGCGAGATACTCATCGGGCTCGGGTTGATCTTCGGCGTCATGACGCGCTTCGCCGCGTTCTGGGGCGCCTTCATGATGCTCCTGTTCTATCTCGGGAACTGGGACATCTCGCATGGCTACATCAACGGGGACTTCGCGTACATGCTCGTCTTCCTCTCGGTCGCCGCGTTCGGCGCCGGGCGGATCCTCGGGCTCGACGCGTACATCGAGCAGTACGAGGTCGATGGGCGACCCCTCGTCGAACGCTACCCGTGGCTCCGGTACGTCCTCGGTTGA
- a CDS encoding NAD-dependent epimerase/dehydratase family protein — MSLDTVAVTGGNGKIGEAILAHLSDRGYRTVNVSRGERREEVADEYRTTDLLDAGEVYGSFAVADVDAVVHMGTIPGPTDHPGHVTYESNAMSAYHVLEAAHELDLESVVLPSSINVMGAAYQEAPTHVEYLPVDEAHPLTPRDPYALGKETTESLGDGFGRLPDAPTVSSLRYPWVATEDELRESFAGEDRTLDGLADAWHHTTRSTLFSYLHIEDGATIARAALEADHDGHEAYWAVAADTTAEVDSATLAEEYYPDAEHGDLSGTESLISIDKAGEQLGWEPEHSWRDL; from the coding sequence GTGAGCCTGGACACGGTCGCCGTCACCGGCGGCAACGGGAAGATCGGCGAGGCGATCCTGGCGCACCTCTCCGACCGCGGCTACCGGACGGTGAACGTCTCCCGGGGCGAGCGCCGCGAGGAGGTCGCCGACGAGTACCGTACGACCGACCTCCTCGACGCGGGCGAGGTGTACGGCTCGTTCGCGGTCGCCGACGTCGACGCAGTCGTCCACATGGGGACGATCCCCGGTCCGACGGACCACCCCGGCCACGTCACCTACGAGAGCAACGCGATGAGCGCGTACCACGTCCTCGAGGCGGCGCACGAACTGGACCTCGAATCGGTCGTCCTCCCGTCGAGCATCAACGTGATGGGCGCCGCCTACCAGGAGGCGCCGACCCACGTCGAGTACCTCCCCGTGGACGAGGCGCACCCGCTCACGCCGCGGGACCCGTACGCGCTCGGCAAGGAGACGACCGAGTCGCTCGGCGACGGGTTCGGCCGCCTCCCCGACGCCCCGACCGTCTCCTCGCTCCGCTACCCGTGGGTCGCGACCGAGGACGAACTCCGGGAGTCGTTCGCGGGGGAGGACCGCACGCTCGACGGGCTGGCGGACGCGTGGCACCACACCACCCGGAGCACCCTGTTCTCGTATCTCCACATCGAGGACGGGGCCACGATCGCCCGGGCGGCCCTCGAGGCCGACCACGACGGCCACGAGGCCTACTGGGCGGTCGCGGCCGACACGACCGCCGAGGTCGACTCCGCGACGCTCGCCGAGGAGTACTACCCCGACGCCGAGCACGGCGACCTCTCCGGGACGGAGTCGCTCATCAGCATCGACAAGGCGGGCGAGCAACTCGGCTGGGAGCCGGAACACAGCTGGCGCGACCTCTGA
- a CDS encoding DUF7344 domain-containing protein, protein MSNRSPHSSNGDPRRNVTGTSRHYGPFVLRNPRCQFVLDFLRRTRQRSPVHVTDLIDEYLTAEVGPISSDELPAVRSDLYQLFSRHCLVQMEEGGLVTYDRYHDTVKLR, encoded by the coding sequence ATGTCGAACCGCTCCCCCCACTCCTCGAACGGCGATCCACGTCGGAACGTCACCGGGACGTCCCGGCACTACGGCCCGTTCGTCCTTCGCAACCCCCGGTGTCAGTTCGTCCTCGACTTCCTCCGGCGGACGCGTCAGCGCTCGCCCGTCCACGTCACCGATCTCATCGACGAGTACCTGACCGCCGAGGTCGGTCCGATATCGAGCGACGAGCTCCCGGCCGTTCGAAGTGATCTCTACCAACTGTTCTCACGACACTGCCTCGTCCAGATGGAGGAGGGCGGGCTCGTCACCTACGACAGGTACCACGATACCGTGAAGCTTCGATAG